In Candidatus Roseilinea sp., one DNA window encodes the following:
- a CDS encoding ferredoxin--NADP reductase has translation MTVSTNGSNGARDLYDVTIIGAGPSGLFGAFYAGLREMKVKVIDALDDLGGQLTALYPEKFIYDTPGYPKILAMDLVKHLVEQAKMFEPTIVLGERVEQLEKQPDGTFKLVTNKGEHYTRAVVICGGVGAFQPKKLPNPELVPYEGHGLYYTVKEKASFRGKRILIVGGGDSAVDWALNLKDYAKQVTLIHRRDQFRAHGASVTELLNSPVDVKLFYELKTVGGNGKVEYAIIFDNRTKEETKLPVDAVILTLGYSVDLGPIKNWGLEMEGTRYIRVNTKQETNIPGVYAAGDIAALPGEEPLNLIVEGFAQATRAVNFAYQYLHPGAKAFPGHSSEKKL, from the coding sequence ATGACAGTGAGCACAAACGGCAGCAATGGTGCGCGTGACCTGTATGACGTGACGATCATCGGTGCCGGCCCGTCGGGCTTGTTCGGCGCCTTCTACGCCGGGCTGCGCGAGATGAAAGTGAAAGTGATTGACGCCCTCGATGACCTCGGTGGGCAGTTGACGGCGCTATACCCGGAGAAGTTCATCTACGATACCCCTGGTTATCCCAAGATCCTGGCTATGGACTTGGTCAAGCACCTCGTCGAGCAGGCGAAGATGTTCGAGCCGACCATCGTGTTGGGTGAGCGCGTGGAGCAGTTGGAGAAGCAGCCGGATGGCACGTTCAAGCTCGTCACGAACAAGGGCGAGCACTACACCCGCGCGGTCGTGATCTGTGGCGGCGTGGGCGCCTTTCAACCCAAGAAGTTGCCCAATCCCGAACTCGTGCCGTACGAGGGCCACGGCTTGTATTACACCGTGAAGGAGAAGGCCAGTTTTCGCGGTAAGCGCATCCTGATCGTCGGCGGCGGCGACTCGGCAGTGGATTGGGCGCTCAACCTCAAGGACTACGCCAAGCAAGTCACGCTGATTCACCGGCGAGACCAATTCCGTGCCCACGGCGCATCGGTGACCGAGCTGTTGAATTCACCGGTGGACGTCAAACTGTTCTACGAGCTCAAGACGGTGGGCGGCAATGGCAAGGTCGAATACGCCATCATCTTCGACAACCGGACCAAGGAAGAGACGAAGCTGCCGGTGGACGCCGTCATCCTGACGCTCGGTTACAGCGTTGACCTCGGCCCGATCAAGAATTGGGGCCTGGAGATGGAGGGCACGCGCTACATTCGCGTCAACACCAAGCAGGAGACTAACATCCCCGGCGTGTATGCTGCCGGTGACATCGCCGCGTTGCCCGGCGAAGAGCCACTCAACCTGATCGTCGAAGGCTTCGCCCAAGCGACGCGCGCGGTCAACTTCGCGTATCAGTATCTACATCCCGGCGCGAAAGCCTTCCCCGGGCATAGCTCGGAGAAGAAGCTTTAG
- the aspS gene encoding aspartate--tRNA(Asp/Asn) ligase: MFKTHTCGELRQEHVGQTVKLAGWVHRRRDHGGVIFIDLRDRFGLTQIVINPANVRSAEVFKLAESLRNEYVIQVEGQVTLRPEGMANPKMPTGAIEVMVSQLTLLNPAKTPPFVIDDDGRDVDENLRLKYRYLDLRRERMARNLSIRHTFVKFIRDYLDARGFLEVETPILFKTTPEGARDYLVPSRVHPGCFYALPQSPQQLKQLLMVAGVERYFQIARCFRDEDQRADRQPEFTQLDLEMSFVDREDVLNLIEGLLTEFTEHYAHLHGKRLMFKPFLRLPYEEVMERFGRDKPDLRFGMELFDATDVTRGSEFLPFRAAHVKGICAPGCASYTRKQTDELTEFAKKNGAKGLVVLWHDPDGIRNSGAGAKLSQAEKDAIVAKAGSQPGDLILLVADDNRKAANEALGELRHELGTRLKLADENAMAYLWVVDFPLFEWNEEEKRWDPSHHMFTAPKDEHLSMLASDPGSVRSKQYDLVCNGYEVGGGSIRIHRREVQETVMRLIGLEMEDARRKFGHLLEAFEYGAPPHGGIAPGIDRLTMLYCSEPNIREVMAFPKNQQAMDVMAGAPSPVYEQQLKELHIRLALQ; encoded by the coding sequence GTCATCAACCCGGCGAACGTTCGCAGTGCGGAGGTCTTCAAATTGGCCGAGTCACTGCGCAACGAGTACGTGATCCAGGTGGAAGGCCAAGTCACGCTTCGGCCTGAGGGCATGGCCAACCCTAAAATGCCGACCGGCGCGATCGAGGTGATGGTCTCGCAGTTGACGCTGCTCAATCCGGCTAAAACACCGCCTTTCGTCATTGATGATGACGGACGCGACGTGGATGAGAACCTGCGCCTGAAGTATCGCTACTTGGACTTGCGGCGCGAACGCATGGCGCGCAATCTGTCCATCCGGCATACCTTCGTCAAATTCATCCGCGATTATCTGGATGCACGCGGCTTCCTCGAGGTCGAGACGCCGATTCTATTCAAGACCACGCCGGAGGGCGCGCGCGACTACCTGGTGCCCAGCCGTGTGCACCCCGGCTGCTTCTACGCGCTGCCGCAAAGCCCACAGCAGTTGAAACAACTGCTCATGGTGGCCGGCGTCGAGCGCTACTTCCAGATCGCGCGCTGCTTTCGCGACGAAGACCAACGCGCCGACCGGCAACCCGAGTTCACCCAGCTCGACCTGGAGATGAGCTTTGTGGATCGCGAGGACGTGCTCAACCTAATCGAAGGGCTGCTGACCGAATTCACCGAGCACTACGCGCATTTACACGGTAAGCGCCTGATGTTCAAACCATTCTTGCGCCTGCCCTACGAGGAAGTGATGGAGCGCTTCGGCCGCGACAAGCCCGATCTGCGCTTTGGCATGGAGCTGTTCGACGCGACCGACGTCACACGCGGCTCGGAGTTTTTGCCGTTCCGGGCAGCCCACGTGAAAGGGATTTGCGCGCCGGGCTGCGCCAGCTACACGCGCAAGCAAACCGACGAGTTGACCGAGTTCGCCAAGAAGAACGGCGCGAAAGGACTGGTCGTGCTATGGCATGATCCGGACGGCATCCGCAACAGCGGCGCCGGCGCTAAGCTTAGCCAAGCCGAGAAGGATGCCATCGTCGCCAAAGCCGGCTCGCAGCCGGGCGACCTGATCCTACTCGTCGCCGACGACAACCGCAAGGCAGCCAACGAAGCACTGGGGGAACTGCGCCACGAACTGGGCACGCGGCTCAAACTGGCCGACGAGAACGCGATGGCCTACCTGTGGGTGGTGGACTTCCCGCTGTTCGAGTGGAACGAAGAGGAGAAGCGCTGGGATCCCTCCCACCACATGTTCACCGCACCGAAGGACGAGCACCTGTCTATGCTTGCATCAGATCCGGGTAGCGTGCGCAGCAAACAGTATGACCTAGTGTGCAATGGCTACGAGGTGGGCGGTGGCAGCATCCGAATCCATCGCCGCGAGGTGCAGGAGACGGTCATGCGACTGATCGGCCTGGAGATGGAAGACGCGCGGCGTAAATTCGGACACCTGCTAGAGGCGTTCGAGTATGGCGCCCCACCCCACGGCGGCATCGCGCCGGGCATTGACCGGCTGACGATGCTGTATTGCAGCGAGCCGAACATCCGCGAGGTGATGGCCTTCCCCAAGAACCAGCAGGCGATGGACGTGATGGCCGGCGCGCCGTCACCGGTTTATGAGCAGCAATTGAAGGAGCTGCACATCCGCCTAGCACTCCAGTAA
- a CDS encoding deoxyribose-phosphate aldolase codes for MSANNARNPGIPLDLDWVESARVNRSAVERRATTLPARRTVKQAWQAAWLLRAITLMDLTTLQGDDTPGNVQRLCAKARQPVRSDLLEALGVAQLPIKVAAVCVYHEMVPTAVKALARSGIPVAAVSTGFPAGMNPFDLRVKEIEYSIEMGAQEIDIVISRRHALTGNWRALYEEVKAFREACGDAHMKTILETGELATLRQIYQASLVCMMAGADFIKTSTGKATVNATMPVGLVMCRAIRDYGNRTGYKVGFKPAGGIRTAKQSLDWMILMKEELGDEWLQPNLFRFGASALLADIERQLEHHITGAYSASFRHPMA; via the coding sequence ATGAGCGCGAACAACGCACGCAACCCCGGCATTCCGCTCGACTTAGATTGGGTTGAGTCGGCGCGGGTGAACCGCTCCGCCGTGGAGCGGCGCGCAACCACGCTGCCGGCGCGCCGCACGGTCAAGCAGGCCTGGCAAGCTGCCTGGCTGCTGCGCGCCATTACGCTGATGGATCTCACTACATTGCAGGGCGATGACACGCCCGGCAACGTGCAGCGCTTGTGCGCCAAGGCGCGCCAGCCGGTGCGCAGCGACTTGCTCGAAGCGCTGGGCGTAGCCCAATTGCCGATCAAAGTCGCCGCCGTGTGTGTTTATCACGAGATGGTGCCCACCGCCGTGAAGGCGCTCGCGCGCTCCGGCATTCCGGTGGCAGCCGTCTCCACCGGCTTCCCCGCCGGCATGAACCCCTTCGACCTGCGCGTGAAAGAGATCGAATACTCGATCGAGATGGGCGCGCAGGAGATTGACATCGTGATCTCCAGACGACACGCGCTCACCGGTAACTGGCGCGCGCTCTACGAGGAGGTTAAAGCCTTTCGCGAGGCATGCGGCGACGCCCACATGAAGACCATCCTGGAGACCGGCGAACTGGCGACGTTGCGCCAGATATATCAGGCCAGTCTCGTGTGCATGATGGCCGGTGCGGATTTCATCAAGACCTCGACCGGTAAAGCGACCGTGAACGCGACAATGCCCGTCGGCCTGGTCATGTGCCGCGCGATTCGCGACTACGGGAACCGCACCGGTTACAAAGTGGGGTTCAAACCGGCCGGCGGCATTCGCACGGCCAAGCAGTCACTCGACTGGATGATTCTCATGAAAGAAGAGCTAGGCGACGAATGGTTGCAGCCGAATCTCTTCCGCTTTGGCGCCAGCGCGCTGCTCGCCGATATCGAACGACAGCTCGAACATCATATCACCGGCGCATACTCGGCGTCGTTCAGACATCCGATGGCTTGA